In a genomic window of Gossypium arboreum isolate Shixiya-1 chromosome 7, ASM2569848v2, whole genome shotgun sequence:
- the LOC108458978 gene encoding uncharacterized protein LOC108458978 → MKKAKINSVYGGRGRKRCKERVEESGNSSKSTIMTEKGRTNGVRATKALSNIPNNRTIVTRSMAMKIMEQEDEETLCEVQIIEIREEEKNDDNKPMELVQEQEQEQEQEPQPQPQPPANEVAVVENKGDGVEELTLDDWPITFRFDDEWPWSKVRYDSGWYSCWESMNGDFWTPVRDPSQESVWSGDLWEFKP, encoded by the coding sequence ATGAAGAAAGCTAAGATTAACTCCGTGTATGGAGGAAGAGGAAGAAAGAGATGCAAAGAAAGAGTAGAAGAGAGCGGGAACTCATCAAAGAGTACGATCATGACTGAAAAGGGAAGAACAAACGGGGTTAGGGCTACCAAAGCTCTATCAAACATTCCCAATAACCGAACGATTGTAACAAGGTCGATGGCGATGAAAATAATGGAGCAGGAAGATGAAGAAACGTTGTGCGAGGTTCAGATTATTGAGATTAGGGAAGAGGAGAAGAATGATGATAACAAACCTATGGAGCTGGTGCAGGAGCAGGAGCAGGAACAGGAGCAGGAGCCACAGCCGCAGCCGCAGCCGCCTGCCAACGAGGTGGCTGTGGTGGAGAATAAGGGAGATGGTGTGGAGGAGTTGACCTTGGATGACTGGCCAATTACATTTAGGTTTGACGACGAATGGCCGTGGTCCAAAGTTAGGTATGACTCTGGATGGTATTCCTGTTGGGAGTCCATGAATGGTGATTTTTGGACACCCGTGAGAGATCCCAGCCAGGAGTCTGTTTGGAGTGGTGATCTATGGGAATTTAAACCATGA